The window GGAGCCGTGGGTCCTGCGGGACCTCCCAGCGAGTCCCACCCCACGGCCCCAGGTCAGGGCTGTGCGGCGAAATCACCGGAAGGGGCTCGTCAAAGATGCCGGGCCCCAGGCACATCCCACACCTGTGAAACAGAGTCCCCGGCCGCCCCCTGTTCCCCTGACGGTCCTCGAGTCAGCCCCCCATGTGGGCATGGTGATTATTCCTGCAACCTGGACTCCCGGCCTGGGATCCCCCCCAACCAGCAGCCTCTCTGTCggtgtagggggggggggggccctttcCAGTTGTTCGAATGTTTATCACAGGCGTGTGTCTATGCAGCCCTTTGGTGGTTTTGTAAAGATGGAGAGGAATCATTTTCAAACCCTTCTGGGGCAAGCACTCTGACGACTGAAGGGACAGCAGGGGTTTTCCAGTCGGGTTCCCGCCACGGACACGCTTGCGGAGGCCCCACTAGCCCCCGCTGGGACACGGGGGGTTTCCTGCTGGCTCCCTCATCCTCTCCCTTGGCCTAGCTGCCCTCACGAGGTACACCTCTGTGACTGTGGCCTGTGAGGACCCCACTGGCCCCAAACGTGCCTGCCTCGCACGAACTCCCAcctcacacaccctctctcttgTGGGCACCCGAGGCCCCGGGCACACACCCACACGTGGCACCCGCCACGCCGTGTTGTACTCGGTTAACGGCGCGTCACCGTCTGCTGTCTGTCCATCTGTGTCCGGTCCCTAGAGGGAACTGGCGTGGCGGGAAGGGGGGCCTGGCTCATCGCCCTGTGCTGGCACTTAGGGCCCCCCGGGGTCAGAGTTCACCCAGATTGCAGGGTGAGGCCGGCGACGAGTGAGTTCATTCCGGGACTCAGCCTTCCCCAGATTGTGGGCTGGTTGCACCgccggcaggggtggggcagctgGGGGTCCAACATGGCTGGGCGGGTGTCCCGCAGGAGCTGGGGACCTTCCTTGTGGAGAGGAGTGTGCCGACTGCGCACTCCTGGCCCAGGTGCTGGGGACTCCGAGGCGGGCCCCAGGGGACACGGCGGCAGACTTGCACAGGGCCACCACTTCCCAACACTCAGGTGAGTCGGCAGAGCAGTGacacctgcctccccctccccctgaatCTGCCCGCCAGGCCTCAGGCCAGGTGACTCAGCACCCACATGGCCCTCCCCTCGTTTTCGTCTCTGTCTTGTTTTCCCACTTGAGACCCACGTATTGATTCTCTCCTCTTCGATGTGTCCTCCGCCCCAGCAGGGCTCCCGTGTCCCCAGGGGCCCTGTCCTGTCACTGACTGCCCCCCACCGGCCCCAGGGAGGGTGGTCAGGAACGTCCTGAGGCCCAGCCGTGACCCACGTGTgacctgtcccctgctcacagaCTGGGACAACCCCTCCTGCACCGAAGGCGTGGTTTCCGTGTCGAGGGGTGAGCGGGTCGTGATGTCCTGCAACATCTCCAACCCCTTCTTGGGCGTCACCGTCTACCTGATTGCCCTTGGGGAGGATTCCCAGCCCCTCTTCAGGGTGACGCCCCCAGGCTGCTTCTGCCGGGGTGAGTGGCAGCTGCAGGTATGCGGAGGTGTGGCACAGCTGGTGATTCCGAAGGCGAGCGATGCCCAGGCTGGGTGTTACAAGTGGCATCTCGAAGGTCTGCAGAGGAATATTAAAGTCACCACGCTGAACGTTTTAGGTGAGCTGTGCTCCTGTTTGGGAGGGCTGTGCTCCCCTTCAGGAGGGCTGTGCTCCTGTTTGGGAGGGCAGTTCAGGGGAGGAATGGCTctctcccggggggggggggggggcccaggaaGGGCAGGCCAAGGTTCCaacaaaacaaagtgaaacaACACAAGCCCCTGCCCCCAAAGGCACTGGGCACCTGATCCTGAAGGGGGCTCGGTGTGGGGGGCTGCCCTGTCCAGGGAGCAGGTGGGGCCCCCGATCCCTCCGCTTCTCCAGCCAGACCAgaccctcctctcccaccacccccttcccaacaccgcccctgccccccccaaccctgtTCCACTCCTTCTCCTCACGTTGCTCAAAGTTCGCAGGGCACCGCACCCCTAGCCGGCTCGGATCCAATCACAGCCACCTGAGCTCTGGGGACAGGGGCGGTGAGGGGGCTGGGAACGGTGCCCCCAGCCCGGCCGGCCCCTCCTGGACTCATCTGATACTTGGGGCTGGGGGGGCAGCATCAGGCGCAGAGGCCCGGGACCTGAACCAGACAGGAGTCCTACCCCTCACCTCTTCCTGCGGTAAGTGTTCTTACCTGCGCCCGGGGAGCACCCTCGGGTCCCCCGGGCTGTCCCCGCCCTCTGAGCCTGGCACCCATGCCACCTCCTGCCTACAGGGGTGGTGTCCCCCTTGAGGGTGCACTCCTGGCGGGAGAATAAGTGACGACCCCGACTGCTCCCACAGGCCCGCAGATGCCGTGCCCGGGGGGGGGCCGAACGCCAGTTCCAGGTGGTGCTCGTGGTCACCGGTGTCAGTGTCGCCCTCGCCATCCTGGTGGCCATCGTGTTAGCCTGGCGCCGACGGCACAGTCCCCTGTACTTGAAGCCCCCAGGGGTCTGAGGCCACCGGCACCGAAACTCACCCCCCAGCAACGGAGCCCCGCGTGTCCCACACCCATCTGGTTGACAGAAGCCCGTGAACCTCGCAGAGGTGGCAGACAGGCGCAGGCCCCCGTCCTTGTCTGCTGGCCCAGGACACCTGCTCGGCCCTACGGCCCAGGGGCCAGCTCCCTGCCCGGGCAGAGGGTGGCCCCAGGTCAATTCTctggctccccaccccagccGCAGGCTCTTCTCCACCTGGGCCCCCGCAGCTCTCTTGGCTCCCCGACTCTGTGGTCAAAGATGGGAAAAATCTCAAGTTCCAAAACATTCGACCTCAGAggacctctccctcctctgccccatcGGGGccggtggggtggggttgggggtgtaCTTCCGGCCTCGGGTGCACAAGGGGCTGCTGTAGCCTCGGAGACACCCCGCTTTGGGTCTTAGGTTGATCTTGGGCACACCCCTGTCTTTGACCAGGAGCAAGAACAGCTTTGGGGGACCGTCCTGCCGGCAGTCCTGGGGTCAAGCTGAGGGCATAGAGGCCTGAGGTGGGGAACCAGCCCCGCCTCCACCACTAGGGGGCTCGCCAGTGGGGGCGGGCGACAGGTGGCGGCTGGCCGTGGCACATggctccccccttctctcccccgcagccacagggcccctcccccaccgccccccgctgacccttccccaccccaaaccccttTATATCAGATGTCTTTCTCATCACAACTGTATGACTCCATTCAGTGTGTTCTTAAGAGGGACATATAGGCTTTTTCTAAAGTACACGTTCAGTGCTTTGGAAAACACCCATAACGCCAATCCttaagatgaataaaacaaaccAATCGAGAAACCATGAAATGACCtgggaaatacacattttttaagtgGGGAAAAACAAGTCTAAAAGAAGCTGCTTCCTGTCTTCAGGCACTAAAAAGTCCTAGAACATTCAAAAGAAGCAGATATTCGGGTTCCTCCCTCACTGCGGAGAGCCCCACACGGAGGAGGGCCCTGCATGGCGCCTTGACTGGGCCCAGACCTACAAGGAAATTCTGGGTCCGGGTCTTTGTATTCATCTCCTCCTTGCTGCTTGTATTTTCAAGGGTTTctctgtgggattctctctccctctctcttcccctcctctgttgTTGCACataggttctctctctctctctctctctctcaaataaataaactttaaaaaaaaaaaagaaaaaagtgaccaGGGCAATTGGAGCCTGAACCCCAACCCACCCAGGGCACCCCCTTGgctttcccctcctcctgccctgaaCCCCGAGCCTGTGGAGACAGGAGTGGGTGACCAGTTGTCTGTGAGCACTCAGCAGGACGGTGCCGAAGGGGGAAGGGAGTAAGGACCGCCCCTCCCAGCCTGGCTCTCAGCACCTCCCCTTGCCCATGGCACTGCCTCCAGAAAGCCCTCCCAGAATGCCTGGACCACCAGTCACAGCCTCCTGGCCTGGCATTGGGGCTTTTGAGGCGGTGCCTCAGAGGTGATAGCAGGCAGTTGGGTGCTGCAGACAGGAAGAGAGCCGAGAGAGGGGGCCCTGCCTTTCCCTTGTCGCTGGGTCTGTGGTGGGCACGGCGGCGGCAAGCATGGCCCCAGAGCTCCCACTGCTCTTTGAGCTCCTTACGCTGGCCTGCACCCTGCTCAGGGCCCTGGCCACCCAAGGTAAGCCCTCCCTCTATCTCCCActgcgctccccccccccccccccccccccccccccccccccccccggagggcTCAGTACCCCCCACCTGGGGATGCTCCTTCCTGGGAAGGGGGTGGTCTGAGGACGCTGAGCATGACCTCCCCAccgagccccccaccccactgttgGTGCCGTCTCGGTGCAGAATCACCGAggctttggtctttttctttacCTAAATGTCTTGGGGATTCTCTTTTTCATAATTAGCAAGGCTGCCTTTGTTATGGGAGGATTTTGTCTattagtttgctttttaaaacagataCATGTGCAAAGTTCTGCAATAGGATGGAAAGATCCAGCACACACGGCAGGGTGGGGagattcattagaaaaaaaaaagaatctccagaATTTAGTTTGCTGAGAAACTGATGTTTGGATTACATCAAAACGGCTCGTGTTTGCACCAGGAAGCTGGTCCTGCTGGGCCCCAGCTGCACAGATGGGGACATTTCTGGGTGTCCCACAGACAAGCAAAGATGCCACCAGGTCTAGGTGCCTGGAagtgatggggaaactgaggcagccagaaaggaaagaggaggagacgggacagtctctctgctgtctccACTGTCAGTCAAGAGAGGGAGAAGGCGTAGGGACAGGAGATGCGGTCAGAGCTGCCCACGGCCCAAAGGTCCCCTAGGCCCCTGGGTGGGGAGAGGTCACAGGCAGCCCAGCCCCCCGGGGCCCCTTCAGCCCTCGAGGACAGCCACGGGGGTGCAGTTACCCCGGAGCTGCTCCGGGGCAAGATGCCTGGCTGTGGTGACATGACAGCCATGGGCTGCCCCGGGGGCACCTCTGTCCCTCCAGCATCCCCTGCGGTGAGGAGGGTCCCTGCCCTTCTGGCCAGGCCAGCGGTGACAGCAGGGGGTCCTTCCTGCAGAGGTGCGGCAGTACCCCCCCCTACGCGATTGCCCCCGAGGGGGGCTCCGTCGACATCACCTGCCTCACCAGCGGGTCCCTGTTCGGGGTCTACCTGAAGCAGAGGTGGCCGAGGCCTAGCAGTGTGATTTACTACGAAGACGAGAAGCAGCCCACGGTGGATGAGCAGTTTCGGGGACGCGTTGTCTTCTCGGGGCGGCAGCACAACCTGACGGTCACCGTGCACCGCCTGCAGCCGGCCGACACCGGGGCTTATGCCTGCCAGGCGGTCATGAAGGACGAGGTCTGGGGCCCCGGCACCTTGGTCGTGGTGACAGGTAGGGGACGTGCCTACCCCAGGACCCACTTCCCCTGCCTGCCGGTTAGACCTGGCCCCCCCCTGCCTTCGTCTGGGGGCCTTTCCCCGCTGGCGTGAGTTATTCCTTCCGGCGTGAGCCCGCTGCCTCCAGGAAGGCCCCGggttgcccatccccccaccccagagcccctcAGTGAGCCCCGAAGGCTCTCTCGATCTCGAAACCCGCAGCCCGCCCAGTGCCGCTCTCCGCTCCTTCCTCAGACAAGCCGCCCGAGGCAGCGGACACGAGCCGGGAGGCCCAGCTGATACGCTTTTCCTTCCCTGTGGCCCTGGCCATGGGCTGCTTCTTCATCGGGCTGGCGCTGGGGGCGACGTGTGTGCTGAGGAGGACACAGGTCAGTATGAACCCCCGGCTTTCACCTGTGTCGCTGTCAGCTGGCTCCTCTGAGAAGCCCCAGGGAAACCCCAGGACCCTGCAGCCCGTCCACCAGGGTCCCTGGGAGGCCCGAGGGCCTAGACGGCAGggtcaaggggggggggggggggggggggggccaagaACGGGACCACGAGCAGGGATGGGCGTGGGCCCAGGAGGAAAACACAGCTGCAAGAGGAGGGCGGGggaagaggctcagagagacggGCGGGCACGCGTGTGAGCGcgtgcagtgtgtgtgtgagcctgCGGGTTGAGATCAGCGTGGGCGGGTGTGAAAGTGCACCTCAGGGGTgccaggtgccaggaaggggTCAGCTCTGCCCTGGTCACTCAGCTCTTCACGGCCGGCGCGCCTTTGCCCCGTCCACACCTGGGGACagcacaccccctccccaggcctctgaAGCAAAGtccactgccccccccaccccccggccggGGGCAGCTCCAGGGACCTGGGGGGCTGGCGGGGGCGCCTTGGGAGCTGGCCTCATGCCTGGAAGCCCAGCAGCACCTCCAGGGTCAATCAAACAGTCCCCGAAGGGGGGGCGCACTGGAGACAGGGGACGCCCCAGAACGAGCAGGACCCCGGACAGAGAGGAGGGGCTTGTCTTTCAGATCAAGAAACTCTGCTGCCTGAAGGATAAGAACTCTGCGTGCGTGGTGTACGAGGACATGTCCTATGGCAACCAGAACATGGTGTCCATCCCCAACGTGTACCACTGAGCCCCGCGGACCCCCCAGGCTGCCTAGGTGCAGCTCGCGGAGGGCCGCCTGACCCGGCGAGGTCGCTCAGGCAGATCCCTGCGGCCGTCGGGCTCCCggcacctcctccaggaggccttccTTGCTTACTTCCTGCCTTGCGGGCTGCCCTGCTCTGCTGGTTCTGGCACCTCGGGGCCACCAGGGAGGAAGCCTCTCTGACCTGCTGCTTGCTGCCCTTGCCCTTGaatggcgggagggagggggagctCCTCTGCAGGATGGacctgggccctgggcctgggAGAGGGGCAAGAGGGAGGGGGCGCCCAGCCCCCGAAATAAAGCACTTCTTCTCCCCCGTCCCCGACTCCAGCATCTATTCTCAACCAGCTGACAGCCCAGGAGGGGCTGACACCCTCCCCAAACACCTTCTGGGACTTCCGCAGCCTGTGTGATTCTGTGTGACACCTTGAGGAAGGACGTGAGCAAGGGGGCCCTTCCCCACTCCAGGCCCAAGGGGGCCCCGTCACCCTGGATGGGCTGCAGAAGGGGCAGATCAACCAGGGCCCTCACCCACCTCCTCAGCCCCCTTCACCTGGCCTCACCTGCCTCCATCGCACaatgaggtgggggtggaggaggggcccGGCAGCAGTGACTCGGGGTCTTAACTAAGAGCCCTTCCCTATGTGCCCTCGTGTTGGGGGGCGATGGGAACTTGGGTGTCTATGTTTGCTCTCGGGTGGGAAACAAGGCACCCCCAGTGTGGGTGCGGACCGTGACGTGTCCTCTTAGACTCTGAGCTGAGAAACAGCAGACCGTgctgcgccccccgccccccgtcctgTGCCCTCAAACCCCTATCAGAGTCGGAAAGGCAACCCTGATATGGTTGACTATACTGGTCGAAAACCTCGCTCTATAAAAACcctacacacataaatacatgaCGAGCATCTACAAActtgggggggggagaaagatTACCAAACAAAGGTTAATATGCTTAATTTATGAAGACCCTTATCAAttgatggaaagaaaacaaacattcagataaaaatgagcaaagagcggggcgcctgggtggtgcagtcggttgggcgtccgacttcagccaggtcacgatctcgcagtctgtgagttcgagccctgcgtcaggctctgggctgatggctcggagcctggagcctgtttccgattctgtgtctccctctctctctgcccctcccccgttcatgctctgtctctctctgtcccaaaaataaataaaaaacgttgaaaaaaaaaatttttttaaaaaaatgagcaaagagcaAAAATGAGTGATGAACATAGGAAACCATTCAAATTGCTAGTTGTCCATGAAATATCAGCAGAAATTAAATAACCCGCCACCCCCTACGTTGGCAAAGATTAAAACGTCATTAAGGTATGATGTTCCTTTTACTTGGAAACCCTGCTTCTGGAATTGTGTCTTTGGCTGGTGGGACGTGTGCTCCCCAGGCGGGAAGTTACCAGGACACCTCGGGCCAGGGCGGGCAGCCTGGGACACAAATTCAGCAATTTTTCTGGAGGCCACCAGGGACCTGCCCCTGGGATGCAGATGGCAGCCAGGAAGACCGGCAAAGAGACACCAGGTCCTGGTGTCCCAGCCTCCCAGGGACCCCGGAGGAAGTGCAGACTGCCCTACAGACCCGGGCATACAACAGGTATCTATTGGTTGTCCCCACTCCTGACCACTCGGCAAGTCctacccctctgggcctcagtgtcccctctGTAAATGAGGGGAGCAGGGTCCATGCTCTCTTCCAGAGCTGGACTCTGTGGGGTCCAGGCCAGGCTGGACATGcttcccactgccccccacccctgcagctccCAGGTGCCTGCACCCTTTCCCTGCTCCCCGCCCTTCAGAAGCAACTTCCTGGAGGTGGAAATCATCACCTCCAGCCAGCCTCCGGAGGCCCTTGTCACCTGAAGAGATCTCAGCCTGACCTCACCCCAGCAATCAGAGGCTGTGCCTGAGTCACAGCCCCACCGTCCTCCTCCTGGCAAGAACCCCTCCTGGTGACTCCCCTCTGTGCTCAGGGCCATGTTCCCACATCCTCCACCCTCCTCGTGATTGTCCCAAGACCGGCTGCTCCTCTGTCCACCCTCCAGACCATGGCGATTGCAGGGCAGGGCTGAGTTCCTCTTCCATGTCACCCACTCCCCCAGTCCTTCCCGAGCATTCCTGTGTGCCGGGCATGTTGTGAAatacagatgatagatagaaagatgatagatagatagatagatgatagataagtagatgatagatagataatagataaatgatagatgatagataagtagatagatgatagatagatagatagatagataatagataagtGATAGTTAGatgatagataagtagatagctgatagatagatagatagatgatagatacttAAACATGATGTGCCTGGTTTATTCCTCTCATGACAAATAACCAGAGCACTATCCAAGTCCTGGTTCCCCACTGTCTACCTCTGTGCCTGAACCTCTCAGGCTTCAAATTCCTCACCCGTAAAATGGGGACAAGGACTGCCCCATGTGGTGAGGTGCCACGAGAACCAAACACCACAGTAAACCCTCAGAACGGGCCTCTGCAGAGCAAATGCTCTGTCCACCACACAGGTGTGGGCTCAGACCACAGAAGCTCAGGCCACGGAGGCGGAGGCCTGGACGGCAAGAGGCAGCACTACAGCTCCCACCCCCAGGCCActgctgggggcagtggggagcagTGAGAACAGGCACCACAGGGTGTCGACTCCTTCCCACACTGGCCTTCAAAGCCAGATGATGGCCACTCACGCTCCCCAGAGAGCCTATTTCCCAATGCAGGGGCTAGCCAGGGAGGGCAGCCAGAGGGCGGTGATGGGCATGGCAGGAAGAGGGTCTTGAGGGGTGGGGTCTCAGCCTGTCCAGGGCCTCACCCCTCCACACTCCAGGTTGGCTGGccctgtaagggttaaattgtagtgtagggctaacctgtagccttaagaaataacagctttgttttaacactgtagattaagataacagccttgtcctatcaatcaagggaacaaaagtttaaggaaaatcaactggtttagtgtttgattggattggggcaagggcatgtctgaactgtttccacccccatctgggaactatttctttgttctgttcccaggtgatggtAAGACGATGtggtcggctataaaaactctgtaccccggctgttccaGACCGCACTCCGGTCAAGAGTGTCGGTCCCGATCtgtt is drawn from Panthera uncia isolate 11264 chromosome E1, Puncia_PCG_1.0, whole genome shotgun sequence and contains these coding sequences:
- the CD7 gene encoding LOW QUALITY PROTEIN: T-cell antigen CD7 (The sequence of the model RefSeq protein was modified relative to this genomic sequence to represent the inferred CDS: deleted 1 base in 1 codon) produces the protein MAPELPLLFELLTLACTLLRALATQEVRQYPPYAIAPEGGSVDITCLTSGSLFGVYLKQRWPRPSSVIYYEDEKQPTVDEQFRGRVVFSGRQHNLTVTVHRLQPADTGAYACQAVMKDEVWGPGTLVVVTDKPPEAADTSREAQLIRFSFPVALAMGCFFIGLALGATCVLRRTQIKKLCCLKDKNSACVVYEDMSYGNQNMVSIPNVYH